One segment of Bacillus alkalisoli DNA contains the following:
- a CDS encoding cell wall-binding repeat-containing protein — MRKYRSRRGFAIILSVLLVFTSMGNFASAQSTSSVNMIQKNVRDISKVIDSEVLSSFKIQEFVEVLVELNEQVEPEKIATMAKAQLSNQSKIKPTPYEQNMAAKHAVVHALKTSAETSQKPLLDSIQQFRDNGQVKDVESFYIMNVIYLKTTIEVVENIAKRPEVAKISPDFTIEIDWPEISVEEINNNVQQAINELTVTQGDSTIEWNINRVEAPRVWNEFGINGNGVVVGMIDTGIHWQHDTLKEKWRGYNPLDPNNPNPTGNWFDAISGQGMPYDIASIPHGTHVMGTILGEGPDGKNKIGVAPGAKWIAAKAFTAQGGQASHLLAAGEFMLAPNGDPNLAPDIVNNSWGGGSARDDWYRPMVNAWRAAGILPVFSAGNSYPNTVGTPGNYPESYAVGATDINNRRGSFSSVGPGPYAGDLKPDIAAPGVNIRSSVPNNGYESWNGTSMASPHVAGVAALLRSVDASLSVDELEEIMNEHAVPLTDTQYPNSPNYGYGRGLVNAYESVASIATGMGGIKGSVLKEGSDNENPVIVEHEEYLYGYRGLDVTLSASVTDNISVVKVELLVREDENNQWETVEMDRVMGDYRDGVYAVAVPLEYVKDPGFEYMINAYDFSGNTASTEIYEVEILFGINPNHTFESDFSTELDGLLLSGDWQWGKPSGTGAPTQRSGEKLVGTNITGNYSDNSNSFLRLPPLDLRDVDNPTLSFKHWFDIEFIQDYGKVLVTNDLNSGEWMELEHFTGRERTWNDLTIDLEPYAGSENPVFVGLLFKSDDRVSHAGWYIDQLKVENVANVTDTVAISNVASNEKIPTDGLTLSQMKWKNINVLIENNPPAGLPLEAIVTVVETGRTVKSSLEDGSFTILHRSTPEGESYTIKVESYGYYSQLLEFTLEDEQIIDKHFLLEEVPRGSISLVAINSVTNQQIEGARVRVVEDGMLPIVYTNSNGYYQFEEVLEGDYTVSLSLPNYHPKNVRVSVSGGETTEIVVEIDPFPGTVISYDDGTAENARSFYSKGYGFAKKMTPDELANLVGASVYLWGADWPTPGGNKFSIAVYESNAQGEPGARVIAPVTVEGIRGQWNYVDLSDFAYQTDKDYFVVFVQTEDFPDSPGIGIDESSPFADRSYQLDNTGKFTKSTASNGNFMIRSHVNYSVESPMLHGDGERSYVNDSTVIISGTGRAEGTVTIYNNGEEVSSIDMAETNFQAELSLTEGKNVITAVQYIGSRASEPSNEVIIVKDITNPVIIINGPENGLVTNKETVLITGFVEEENLAEVTINGEEVVFTLDENVEHFNHSVTLNEGMNSITVRATDLAGNVAETVVAIELDSTPPVISGITPNSDQYIVPGDIVTITVLSDTEGGTATLSLLNESGTTIDQVDMNETTPGQYKLNWTVPVDISSTSVQIKVEVTDLAGNASFATANGKLFILHEKMARINGQDRYLTAVEVSKEGWDKADVIILTRGNEFADALAGVPLAHKLNAPMLLTRSNLLPNGVKEEIVRLGATKVIMLGGTLAINSSIEEELKELNIEMERIFGQDRYETASRIAEKVVGGKVDKAVLVNGRDFPDALSVAPFAAKQNMPILLTRQNVLPEATSKAIRNIDVKELYVIGGQLAVSDEITKLLPKHTRISGSTRYETNVNVMKHFNTTSKHAYVATGRQFADALTGSVLASKNQSGILLVGRNLEPYTINYIIETSLNQLTVFGGELAISQEMYNQLEQLLP, encoded by the coding sequence ATGAGGAAGTATCGAAGTAGGAGAGGTTTTGCTATCATATTATCTGTGTTGCTTGTCTTTACGTCAATGGGTAACTTTGCAAGTGCTCAGTCAACAAGTAGTGTAAATATGATACAAAAAAATGTAAGAGACATATCAAAAGTTATTGATTCAGAAGTATTAAGTAGCTTCAAAATACAAGAATTTGTAGAAGTTTTAGTAGAATTAAACGAACAAGTTGAGCCAGAGAAAATAGCAACTATGGCCAAAGCACAACTAAGCAATCAAAGTAAAATAAAACCTACTCCTTATGAGCAAAACATGGCAGCAAAACACGCAGTTGTCCATGCACTTAAAACTTCAGCCGAGACTTCACAAAAACCCCTCTTAGATTCCATACAGCAGTTCCGTGATAATGGACAAGTTAAAGATGTGGAAAGCTTCTATATTATGAATGTAATCTATTTAAAAACTACGATAGAAGTAGTAGAAAACATAGCAAAAAGACCAGAAGTAGCAAAAATCAGTCCTGATTTTACTATTGAAATAGATTGGCCTGAAATTTCAGTTGAAGAAATTAATAATAATGTACAACAAGCTATCAATGAATTAACAGTTACTCAAGGTGATTCTACGATTGAGTGGAATATTAACCGAGTAGAAGCACCGAGAGTGTGGAATGAGTTTGGTATTAACGGTAATGGTGTTGTAGTTGGAATGATTGATACAGGTATTCATTGGCAACATGATACGCTTAAAGAAAAGTGGAGAGGTTACAACCCTCTAGATCCAAACAATCCAAATCCGACTGGTAACTGGTTTGATGCAATTTCTGGTCAAGGCATGCCATATGATATTGCATCCATTCCCCATGGTACACACGTTATGGGTACCATCTTAGGAGAAGGTCCAGATGGGAAGAATAAAATCGGGGTAGCTCCTGGAGCAAAATGGATTGCTGCAAAAGCATTCACTGCGCAAGGTGGACAAGCATCTCATCTATTAGCAGCAGGGGAATTTATGTTAGCTCCGAACGGTGATCCTAATTTAGCTCCTGATATAGTAAACAATTCTTGGGGTGGGGGATCTGCAAGAGATGATTGGTATCGTCCAATGGTAAACGCTTGGAGAGCAGCAGGTATTTTACCAGTTTTCTCAGCAGGAAATTCGTATCCGAACACAGTTGGTACACCAGGTAACTATCCAGAAAGCTATGCTGTTGGTGCAACAGACATTAACAATAGAAGAGGTAGTTTCTCAAGTGTAGGGCCTGGACCTTATGCTGGTGACTTAAAACCTGATATAGCTGCACCTGGAGTAAATATACGATCTTCAGTTCCAAACAATGGATATGAGTCATGGAACGGAACAAGTATGGCTTCTCCGCATGTAGCTGGTGTTGCAGCACTATTACGTTCAGTTGATGCATCCCTTTCAGTAGACGAACTAGAAGAAATTATGAATGAACATGCTGTTCCTTTAACAGATACCCAATATCCGAACTCACCAAACTATGGATATGGAAGAGGGCTTGTAAACGCATATGAATCAGTGGCATCTATAGCAACTGGTATGGGAGGAATTAAAGGATCTGTATTAAAAGAAGGATCGGATAATGAAAATCCGGTCATCGTGGAACACGAAGAGTATTTATATGGTTACAGAGGGCTAGATGTAACTTTGTCAGCAAGTGTTACCGATAATATCTCAGTAGTGAAAGTGGAATTGTTAGTAAGAGAAGATGAAAACAATCAATGGGAAACAGTAGAGATGGATAGAGTAATGGGTGATTATAGAGATGGTGTCTACGCCGTTGCTGTTCCATTAGAATATGTAAAAGATCCTGGCTTTGAATATATGATAAATGCATATGATTTTAGTGGGAATACGGCTAGCACTGAAATTTATGAGGTGGAAATCCTTTTTGGTATAAATCCAAATCATACGTTTGAAAGTGATTTTTCAACAGAGTTAGATGGACTTCTACTTTCAGGGGACTGGCAGTGGGGCAAACCGTCAGGGACTGGTGCACCAACCCAAAGAAGTGGAGAAAAGTTAGTTGGAACAAATATTACAGGTAACTACTCGGATAATTCCAATAGTTTCTTGCGATTACCACCTCTAGATTTGCGTGATGTAGACAATCCTACATTGTCATTTAAACACTGGTTTGATATTGAATTTATTCAAGATTATGGAAAAGTATTAGTAACAAATGACCTTAATAGCGGTGAATGGATGGAATTAGAACATTTCACAGGACGAGAGCGTACTTGGAATGATTTAACAATAGATTTAGAGCCATATGCTGGGTCTGAAAATCCTGTATTTGTTGGATTATTATTTAAATCTGACGATAGAGTATCACATGCTGGCTGGTATATTGACCAACTTAAAGTAGAGAACGTTGCTAATGTTACAGATACTGTAGCAATTTCTAATGTAGCATCAAATGAAAAGATTCCAACAGACGGCTTGACTCTTTCACAAATGAAATGGAAGAACATAAACGTATTAATAGAAAATAATCCTCCAGCTGGACTACCATTAGAAGCTATTGTTACAGTAGTGGAAACAGGTAGAACGGTCAAATCCAGTTTAGAAGATGGGTCTTTTACTATTCTGCATCGTTCGACACCAGAAGGAGAAAGTTATACTATTAAAGTAGAGTCTTATGGTTATTATTCACAACTATTGGAGTTTACATTAGAAGATGAGCAAATTATTGACAAGCACTTCTTATTAGAAGAGGTTCCAAGGGGCTCTATTTCTCTTGTTGCTATAAATTCAGTAACGAATCAGCAGATAGAAGGGGCAAGAGTTAGAGTTGTAGAAGATGGAATGTTACCGATTGTTTATACGAATAGCAATGGCTATTATCAATTCGAAGAAGTGTTAGAAGGAGACTATACAGTAAGTTTATCTTTACCAAACTATCATCCTAAAAATGTTAGGGTTAGTGTATCAGGTGGGGAAACAACAGAAATAGTAGTAGAGATAGATCCGTTCCCAGGTACAGTAATTTCTTACGATGATGGTACAGCTGAGAATGCTCGATCATTCTATAGCAAAGGATATGGATTTGCAAAGAAAATGACACCTGATGAGTTAGCCAACCTTGTAGGTGCGAGTGTGTATCTATGGGGAGCAGATTGGCCAACTCCAGGTGGAAATAAATTCTCTATTGCTGTATATGAGAGTAACGCTCAAGGAGAGCCAGGAGCGAGAGTGATAGCACCTGTAACTGTTGAAGGAATTCGAGGTCAATGGAATTACGTTGACTTAAGTGATTTTGCATACCAAACAGATAAAGATTATTTTGTTGTATTTGTTCAAACGGAGGACTTCCCAGATAGTCCAGGCATTGGTATTGATGAAAGTTCACCATTTGCAGATCGTTCGTATCAATTAGATAACACTGGGAAATTTACAAAATCAACTGCTTCAAATGGTAACTTTATGATTCGTTCCCATGTAAACTACTCTGTCGAATCACCTATGTTACATGGTGACGGAGAGAGAAGTTATGTAAACGATTCAACAGTTATAATTAGTGGAACTGGTAGAGCAGAAGGAACTGTTACCATATACAACAATGGAGAAGAGGTTTCTAGTATAGATATGGCGGAAACAAACTTCCAAGCAGAACTATCGTTAACGGAAGGGAAAAATGTTATTACAGCCGTTCAATACATTGGTTCTAGAGCTTCCGAACCTTCCAATGAAGTAATTATTGTTAAAGATATTACAAACCCTGTGATAATTATAAATGGGCCTGAAAACGGATTAGTGACCAATAAAGAAACAGTTCTTATTACAGGATTTGTAGAGGAAGAAAATTTAGCCGAAGTTACAATAAATGGTGAAGAAGTTGTGTTTACCCTGGATGAAAACGTCGAACATTTCAATCATTCTGTCACATTGAATGAGGGAATGAATTCTATCACGGTTAGAGCAACTGACTTAGCAGGAAATGTGGCAGAAACGGTAGTAGCTATTGAACTTGATTCTACACCACCAGTTATCTCCGGCATAACTCCTAATTCGGATCAATATATAGTACCTGGAGATATTGTTACAATTACTGTTTTGAGCGATACGGAAGGCGGAACTGCAACATTATCATTACTTAATGAAAGTGGAACGACCATCGATCAAGTAGATATGAACGAAACTACGCCAGGACAGTATAAGCTAAACTGGACAGTACCTGTTGATATTTCGTCTACAAGTGTTCAGATTAAAGTAGAAGTGACAGACCTTGCTGGTAACGCGTCTTTTGCAACTGCTAATGGGAAACTATTCATTTTACATGAAAAGATGGCACGAATTAATGGACAAGATAGATATTTAACAGCGGTAGAGGTAAGTAAAGAAGGTTGGGACAAAGCGGATGTCATTATCTTAACACGTGGAAATGAATTTGCTGACGCATTAGCTGGAGTGCCTTTAGCACATAAACTTAATGCTCCTATGCTATTAACTAGATCTAATTTACTACCAAATGGTGTGAAGGAAGAAATAGTTCGACTTGGGGCGACAAAAGTAATTATGTTAGGTGGAACACTTGCTATTAATAGTTCGATAGAAGAGGAATTAAAGGAATTAAACATTGAAATGGAAAGAATTTTTGGACAAGACCGTTATGAAACAGCTTCAAGAATTGCCGAGAAAGTAGTAGGCGGAAAAGTTGATAAAGCGGTATTGGTGAATGGAAGAGACTTCCCAGATGCACTTTCTGTAGCGCCATTTGCTGCAAAGCAGAATATGCCTATTCTTTTAACACGACAAAATGTTCTTCCTGAGGCGACTAGTAAGGCAATCAGAAACATAGATGTCAAAGAGTTGTATGTGATTGGGGGACAACTTGCAGTTTCTGATGAGATTACAAAGTTACTTCCTAAACATACTCGAATTTCTGGTTCGACTCGTTATGAGACAAATGTAAATGTAATGAAGCATTTTAATACAACATCCAAACATGCCTATGTAGCAACAGGTAGACAATTTGCAGATGCTTTAACCGGTTCTGTACTTGCTAGTAAGAACCAAAGTGGTATCTTGTTAGTTGGTAGAAATTTAGAACCATATACAATTAATTATATTATTGAAACATCATTGAATCAGCTGACCGTTTTTGGCGGAGAACTTGCTATTTCTCAAGAAATGTACAATCAATTAGAACAATTATTACCGTAA
- a CDS encoding transposase, with translation MHTRLIVASPDVNYPDSIEPSNGKVQYHVGGDVLIEVSDATYVMDRGYMDCFRMNEWIKNKIKFVIRIKKDKIVERVLEEFEVPEGSIIQRDAKVVLGENGKMQPIRIVEFVDEEGNYYKVATNRWDLGPETIAEIYRNRWLIELFFKWIKQSLRFVKVWSTKPQGIWNQMFIAMIANILTLMVRLKTISMLSVLRHIRTYIHQQWDVFVKHGNIRQPRLLKEDKKYLKNLKTQMIMAM, from the coding sequence ATGCACACACGATTAATCGTTGCTTCGCCAGATGTCAACTATCCTGATAGTATTGAACCTTCTAATGGAAAGGTTCAATACCATGTAGGCGGAGATGTTTTAATTGAAGTTTCTGATGCTACATATGTAATGGATCGTGGGTACATGGATTGCTTTCGAATGAATGAATGGATAAAAAATAAAATAAAGTTTGTTATCCGTATTAAAAAAGATAAGATTGTGGAAAGAGTCCTAGAAGAGTTTGAGGTCCCAGAGGGATCAATTATCCAGAGAGATGCGAAAGTAGTATTAGGTGAGAATGGTAAAATGCAACCTATTCGAATAGTTGAATTCGTTGATGAAGAGGGAAATTACTACAAAGTAGCCACTAACAGATGGGATTTAGGACCAGAAACCATTGCTGAAATCTATAGAAATAGATGGTTAATCGAGCTATTCTTTAAATGGATAAAACAATCTTTAAGGTTTGTAAAGGTTTGGAGCACTAAGCCTCAAGGCATCTGGAATCAAATGTTTATTGCGATGATCGCCAATATCTTAACTTTAATGGTTCGATTAAAAACTATATCAATGTTAAGTGTTTTAAGGCATATTCGAACGTATATTCACCAACAATGGGATGTTTTTGTAAAGCATGGGAACATAAGGCAACCAAGACTTCTAAAGGAAGACAAAAAGTACCTAAAAAACCTAAAAACCCAGATGATTATGGCAATGTAG